One segment of Candidatus Babeliales bacterium DNA contains the following:
- a CDS encoding zinc finger MYND domain-containing protein has translation MIQLKKVYSIFLLLISIVQLQAMVEFNLLENNQTKQKVFLIGQFGDNCVENYTFDKSKAFLQSLNQKSLEKKAPINFIYDYNVGNAEPDYANVSEIINYIHWQFSKEVKNNSYCKLKTCHHRGFERTIISRHIRLLEEIFVDLVNHSINDFKSDARYINHMNSLLQRFYNRDIADMLAVEYINTLEKEEKQFSSMVDDYKKDNQVDIALMFEEKIEKIKEHNKDIQNILNIKSNKDVLLLFALISYLEKFKTSREALDAIDNKLPGALLLGSDAQIGSMIYLRNLLNAKASNSVFIVGAAYLSKILDGLQRLNYNIIKKNCVMNDVNRYGATISWHKEQDDFIEEVINGLVNYQAKENTLISSFAKDLLPKNSNNIKAEKACNICNKTSAEISLKHCGYCKSIWYCSVNCQRADWPKHKVNCNKN, from the coding sequence GTGATCCAATTAAAAAAAGTATACTCAATTTTTTTATTGTTAATTAGTATTGTTCAATTACAGGCGATGGTTGAATTTAATTTATTAGAAAATAATCAAACAAAACAAAAGGTATTTTTAATAGGGCAATTTGGAGATAATTGCGTAGAAAACTATACATTTGATAAAAGTAAAGCATTTTTGCAATCACTTAATCAGAAATCATTGGAGAAAAAAGCACCTATTAACTTTATCTATGATTATAATGTAGGTAACGCTGAACCAGATTATGCGAATGTATCTGAAATTATTAATTATATACATTGGCAATTTTCAAAAGAAGTTAAAAACAATTCGTATTGTAAACTAAAAACGTGTCATCATAGAGGATTTGAGCGTACAATAATTTCTCGTCATATAAGGTTATTAGAAGAAATTTTTGTTGATCTTGTTAATCATTCTATAAATGATTTTAAAAGTGATGCTCGATATATAAATCATATGAATTCTTTGCTGCAAAGATTTTATAATAGAGACATTGCGGATATGCTTGCAGTTGAATATATTAACACGCTTGAAAAAGAAGAAAAGCAATTTAGTTCTATGGTAGATGATTATAAAAAGGATAATCAGGTAGATATTGCTTTAATGTTTGAAGAAAAAATTGAAAAAATTAAAGAACATAACAAAGATATTCAAAATATTCTGAATATAAAATCCAATAAGGACGTATTATTATTATTTGCTTTAATTTCATACTTAGAAAAATTTAAGACAAGTCGTGAAGCATTAGATGCAATTGATAATAAACTTCCTGGTGCCTTACTTCTTGGTTCTGATGCTCAAATTGGTAGTATGATTTATTTACGCAACTTGTTAAATGCTAAAGCATCAAATTCAGTGTTTATTGTAGGAGCTGCTTATCTTTCAAAAATTTTAGATGGATTGCAACGATTAAATTACAATATAATTAAAAAAAATTGTGTCATGAATGATGTGAATAGATATGGAGCAACAATTAGTTGGCATAAAGAGCAGGATGATTTTATTGAAGAAGTGATAAATGGATTAGTCAATTATCAAGCAAAAGAAAATACTCTAATTTCATCTTTTGCAAAAGATTTACTTCCAAAAAACAGTAATAATATTAAAGCTGAAAAAGCATGTAATATTTGCAATAAAACATCTGCTGAAATTTCACTAAAACATTGTGGATATTGTAAATCGATTTGGTATTGCTCAGTCAATTGTCAAAGAGCAGATTGGCCAAAACATAAAGTTAATTGTAATAAAAATTAA
- a CDS encoding phosphotransferase, with product MHIWAQTININQDLAKQLIESQTNLKVVSIKIFGEGWDNIVYLINNEYVFRFARRQMGVTCMENEIAVLPYIAKNVSFSLSSPQIIGQPSNAYPYFFSGYRILPGEPLSETQAHLINNKIFAETLALWLKELHGLNIPQSYNSLIKGDQSWRLDVPGRIETCKKTISDYAHYFLQADFDKNDLFIALDILGSFNFAKAEKASFVHGDLYSRHILVDENMNPTGIIDWGDIHIGNPGIDLSIGFMLFDQEAQNVFFNTYGNIDNQTKKIAIFRALTHSIRLLPYCYENKDEHLKDWTILALKKVFQELNT from the coding sequence ATGCATATTTGGGCTCAAACTATTAATATTAATCAAGATTTAGCAAAACAGTTAATTGAATCACAAACGAACTTAAAAGTTGTATCTATAAAAATCTTTGGCGAAGGTTGGGATAATATTGTTTATCTGATAAATAATGAATATGTTTTTCGATTTGCTCGTAGGCAAATGGGCGTTACTTGTATGGAAAATGAAATAGCGGTACTACCATATATTGCAAAAAATGTTTCTTTTTCGCTCTCATCTCCTCAAATTATCGGTCAACCTTCAAATGCTTACCCATATTTTTTTTCTGGATATCGCATATTGCCAGGCGAGCCATTAAGTGAAACGCAAGCGCATTTAATCAATAATAAAATTTTTGCCGAAACGTTAGCTCTTTGGCTAAAAGAATTGCATGGATTGAACATACCCCAATCATATAATTCATTAATAAAAGGTGATCAATCTTGGCGATTAGATGTACCTGGGAGAATAGAAACATGCAAAAAAACTATTTCCGATTATGCGCACTATTTTTTGCAAGCTGATTTTGATAAAAATGATCTTTTTATTGCACTTGATATTTTAGGTTCATTTAATTTCGCTAAAGCAGAAAAAGCAAGTTTTGTGCATGGCGATTTATATAGTCGGCATATACTTGTTGATGAAAATATGAATCCTACGGGTATAATTGATTGGGGCGATATTCATATTGGTAATCCCGGCATTGATTTATCAATAGGATTTATGCTTTTCGATCAAGAAGCTCAAAATGTCTTTTTTAATACGTACGGTAATATCGATAATCAAACAAAAAAAATTGCAATTTTTCGGGCTCTTACTCATTCCATTAGACTTTTACCCTATTGTTATGAAAATAAAGATGAACATCTTAAGGATTGGACAATTCTTGCATTAAAAAAAGTTTTTCAAGAACTAAATACATAA
- a CDS encoding DoxX family protein: MELIISSTPQLNAIALTMLRIGIGILFIGHGFLKIKRGIPELVWTGEQMRNLGITFVPLFWGICAMLSEFLGGICLTLGLGTRIAACFMSFTMLVAIIHHIAKGDSYGYISFPLSQLIIFISLVIAGSGIFSLDNYFFLT, encoded by the coding sequence ATGGAGTTAATTATTTCATCTACCCCTCAATTAAATGCTATAGCGCTTACCATGTTGCGGATCGGTATTGGTATATTATTTATTGGGCATGGTTTTTTAAAAATAAAGCGTGGTATTCCTGAATTGGTATGGACTGGAGAACAAATGCGTAATTTAGGAATAACCTTTGTGCCACTCTTTTGGGGCATTTGTGCTATGTTAAGTGAATTTCTGGGTGGAATTTGTCTGACGTTGGGTTTAGGTACTCGTATAGCAGCTTGCTTTATGAGTTTTACTATGCTTGTTGCTATTATTCATCATATTGCAAAAGGGGATAGTTATGGCTATATCTCTTTTCCACTCTCTCAACTCATTATTTTTATCAGTTTAGTAATTGCTGGTAGCGGTATTTTTTCTTTAGATAATTATTTTTTTCTTACATAA